The Armatimonadota bacterium sequence CTGAGCACCACCCGGGCTGGACCTTCCGCCACCCCGGGCGCCCCGGGAATTCCCCGCAGCACCCTCTCCTCCTGCGGCGCAAGCCAGGTGCGCATCCGATCCGGGGTGAACCCCCACAGCATGACCACCGCGGGATCTGTCATCTCCTCCGGCACCCGGCCCAGAAACGGCGGGGGCGTAACCTTCCGCAAGGCCTGGTGGATCCGCCGGCGTCGCTGGACCACCGGCCGCCAGTACCGGGGACCCCGAGCCCCGCATCCCGCGGACCACGCCAGCAGCAGATCGTGCAGGGCCTCGGCCACCTCCCGGGGCTTGAGGTAGAAGACGTCCTCCGAATCCTCGAAGAACCCCTGCTGCACAAACAGCCCCCCGAGTTCCCGGATCTTGTTCCAGAACAGGCTCTGGTACCACTGCTCCACGTAGAACTTGTGGTCCTCGATCCCGAAGTACACCTTCCGCGTCAGCTGGAGCATCTGATCGAAGGCCCTTCGGTCCTCCTCCGAGGGGAGCAGCCGGCGGTACTCCGCGGCGATCCGATCCCGCTCCGCCATCAGCTCCTGCAGGGGACGCTCCAGGTCCTCCCCGGCCCGGAGGCGCTCCATGTAGTGGGGCAGAACCGAGAGAACCGGCGTGGGGTCGTCCTTCCAGGCGCGGTGGGTGTGGTGAAAACCGTCTCCCGTGCTCATGTAGAACCAGGGGTCTGCGCTCCGCTCCCACTCCGCGAGCCAGCGCCGGCCTGCCTCCGTGCCCTCCAGCTCCCGCCATACCTCCTGCCAGCTCCTCCCTTCTTGGAACGCCCGCTCGATCCCGAGTTCCACCGCGAGCTTCGCCAGCCGCTTCAGCTCGTCGTTGGGGCGGAACATGCTCACGTGGATCCCGGAAACCATGCGGGGGATGACCGGATCCGGAATCTCCGGGAACGCCTGCTTACAGAACTGGTAGAAGGTGAGGTATTCCCCGAACCCGATCATCACGATCTCCATGTGCAGCTGCCACATGCGGTAGATGCTCTCGATGGCCCGGTGGTATGCACACAGCACATCCCAGGCGGTACCTACCCCCCGCCGTTCCAGCACCACCCGCTCCTCCTCCACCTCCGGGAGAGGAGGGAACCGCAGGGAGTCCAGGGCGCGGATCTCCTCCGTGACCTTGTGCTTCCAGCTCGCGTAGACCTCCTCCCACTGCTCGTAGTAGCTCCCCGCGCGCCGGAGGAAGTACGGCGTCCGACGTTCGACCTCCTGCGGGTCGGTGATGGGCGTGGGACTCATGTACACGTACCCCAGGAGGATGCGGAAGGCCATCCCTCTCGCTCCCGGGATGAGGAAGATGCGGTGGCTCATCTCCCCAATCCCCACATGCCCAGCCTCCGCGGCGATGATGTCGAAGGGGGCAAGGGGCTCCGTGTAGTGCATGGTGTTGAGGAACCAGAACCGTTCCTCTTCCTCCTCCCGGCGATCCGGGCTGAAGAGCAGATAGTACGGGTAGAGCTCCTCCCACCCCTCACACTCCGGGGGAGTCTGGACCTCAAATGGGCTTGGAAACCTGTGCTCCATCCCCACCCCTCGCCTTCCGTCCAGATCCGGCACAGGGCCGGAAGTCCCAGCAACCCCGTGGCGGGCCTGTTCCGGAGGATTCGACCCACTTGACGCTTCTCCTGCCGCCAGAGTACGTTTGCCCAGGAGGCCGTGCGGAGGGCGCTCCGGGAGGCCGCGGGCCGAGTGGGCTCTGATCGCTTTTCTGTTCCCATCGGGGACGCACCCGGCCTATGGATGGGTTTCCCCTGATCCCATGGAGGGGAGGTGAGGGCGGTGCGACTGGACTTCACGGGGAAGGTGGCGGTGGTGACGGGCGGAGGATCCGGGATCGGGCGGGCCATCTGTCAGGAGTTCGCCCGGGCCGGAGCCCGGGTGGTGTGCGTGGACCTCGACCCCCGGGGCGGGGAGGAGACGGTGGCGCTGATCCGACGGGAGGATGGCGAGGCCGTCTTCGTGCAGGCGGACGTGACCCGCTCGGAGGAAGTTCAGCGATACGTCCGGGAGGCGGTGGAGCGATTCGGGCGGATTGACGCCTTCGCGAACAACGCGGGGTGGGAGGGGGCGTTCGCCCCCATCGTGGAACTCCCCGAGGAGCAGTTCGACCGGATCATGGCCATCAACGTGCGGGGGGTCTTCCTGGGGTTGAAATACGTCCTCCCCGTGATGATCCAGCAGCGCAGCGGGGCGGTGGTGAACACGGCCAGCATCGCCGCCTATTACGGGAGCGCCACCATGGTGGGCTACAGTGCCAGCAAGCACGCGGTGGTTGGCCTCACCCAGACCGCGGCCCTGGAGGTGGCGCGCTTCGGCGTCCGGGTGAACGCCATCGCACCGGGTCCCGTGGACACGCGTCTGTACCGTGCCATCGTGGAAGCCAAGCAAGCGGGACAGATCGAGGAATACAACGAGCGGATGCGGGCCGTTACCCCGGATCAGCGCCTGGGGGAGCCCCAGGAGATCGCCTGGCTCGTGCTGTTTTTAAGCTCCGACTATGCCCGCCACATCAACGGTGCTACCATCGTGATCGACGGGGGTCTCACGGCGCAATCCCCCACACCGCGGGGCATCCGTCAGTAGGGAGGAACCGTGCAGGAGGCAAAGCCATGGGGATCCCGCGGGAGCTGAGCCTGGAGCTGTACCGCAAGATGCGCCTCATCCGCCGGTTTGAGGAACGCGTGGTGGAGCTGGTGAACGACAACGAGATCCCCGGCATCACCCACGAGTACATCGGACAGGAAGCGGTGGCCGCGGGCGTGTGCGCGGCCCTGCGGCCGGACGACGTCATCACCAGCACCCACCGGGGGCACGGTCACGTGATCGCCAAAGGCGGGGACATCCGGTACATGATGGCGGAGCTCATGGGAAGGGAGACAGGCTACAACCGGGGCCGGGGCGGCTCCATGCACATCGCGGATGTCCAACTGGGCGTGTACGGCGCAAACGGGATCGTGGGTGCGGGCTGTCCCATGGCGTGCGGTGCCGCGTACGTGCTCCGCCGCCAGGGGGATCGGGTAGCGGTGGCCTTCTTCGGGGACGGAGCCGTCAACCAGGGGGTGGTGCACGAATCCCTAAACCTCGCCGCCATTATGGAGCTACCGGTGGTGTTCGTCTGCGAGAACAACCTGTACGCCATCACCACGCCCATCCGATCCGTCACCCGGAACGAGCTGTGGAGGCGGGCGGAGGCGTACGGGATGCCCGCCCACGCGGTGGACGGCATGGATGTGGAGGCGGTGTACGAGGCCGCCACGGAGGCCGTGGCCCGGGCCCGGGCGGGCGAGGGGCCCACCTTTCTGGAGTGCCGGACCTACCGGTACTCCGGGCACTACACCGCGGAGCGCAACCTCCCCCACATCCGGTACCGCACGGAGGAGGAGATCGAGCAGTGGCGCCAGCGGGACCCCATCCGCACCTGGCGACGGCGGATCCTGGAGCGGGGCCTCGCCACGGAAGCGGAGCTCGACGGGATCGACCGAGAAATCGAGCAGGCCCTGGAGGAGGCGGTGGCCTTTGCCCGCCAGAGTCCGTGGCCGGATCCCTCCACGGCCCTGGAGTACATGTACGCGGAACCCATGGAAGGAATCCCTGCGCGGGGGTGGCGGTGATGCGGCAGCTGCGGTACCTGCAGGCCATCCAGGAGGCCCTGTATCAGGAGATGCAACGGGATCCCCGGGTGTTCATCCTGGGGGAGGACATCCGGGTGAGCATGCGGGGGACCACCCGGGGGTTTGTGGAGGCCTTCGGCCCGGAGCGGGTGCTCGATATGCCCATCTCCGAGGCCGCCTTTACCGGATTCGCCACGGGTGCAGCCATGGCGGGGTTCCGTCCCGTGGTGGAGTACCAGATCCCCTCCCTGGTCTACGTGGCCTTCGACCAGCTCGCGAACCAGGCGGCGAAGATGCGCTACATGCTGGGCGGGCAGGTGCGGCTCCCCATCACGTACCTGGTGATGGGCGCGGGCGCGAAGAACAACGCGGCGGGGCAGCACTCCGACAACCCCTATCCCTTTCTCCTCCACGCGGGGTTCAAGGTGGTTCTGCCCTCCACCCCCTACGACATGAAAGGGCTGCTGGTGAGCGCCATCCGGCACGACGATCCGGTCTTCGTTCTGTGCCCCGCGGCCCTCTATGCCCTCCGCGGTCCCGTGCCGGAGGATCCGTACGCGGTTCCGCTGGGAGTGGGCGAGGTCAAGCGGGACGGTTCCGACGTGACCGTGGTCGCCACGGGGCACCTGGTGCAGACCGCCCTGCAGGTGGCGGAAAAATTGGCGGAGGAGGGCATCCAGCTCCTGGTGTGGGATCCCCGCACCCTCCTTCCCCTGGATCGCGAGGGGCTCCTCCACGCGGTGCGCCGCACGGGACGGGTGGTGATCCTGGACGACTCCAACCGCACCTGCGGGTTTGCTGCGGAGGTGAGTGCGCTCATCGCGGAGGAGGGCTTCGACGCCCTCCGGGCGCCCATCCAACGCATCACCCGGCCTGACGTGCCGGTGCCCTTCAGCCCGCCCCTGGAACAGGCGGTGCTGCCGGGAGGCCCGCAGCTTCTGCAGGCCGTCCGGCGGGTGCTGGAGTGGAGGCCGGAGGTTTCCACAGCCATCCTCTGAAAGTCCCGGGAACGCGAGGGAGTGCGGATGCCGCTGGTGGAGGTCAGGGTTCCGAAAGTGGCCATGAGCGTGGATGCGGTGGACGTGGTGAGCTGGCACGTGCAGGTGGGAGACCGGGTGCAGAAAGGATCCCCCCTGGTGGACCTGGAGACGGAGAAGGCCACGTTCACCGTGGAGTCGGAGGTGGAGGGGGAGGTGGTGGAGATCCTCGCGCAGCCGGGAGAAACCCTCCCCATGGGGGCCAATCTGTGCCGGATCCGGGTGGGGGAGTAGAGGCCAGAGCGGAGGCGTCCTCGGAACTCTGCTCGCTTCTGGAGCCCTACCGGGAACTCCCGGTGCTCCGGGAGCAGCCCCTCAGCCCGGTCCGGCGGATCATCGCCCACCGGCTGGGGCAGACGTGGCGCCACGGTGTGCTGGTCACCCTGCATCGGGGGCTCGAGGCCCGGGCCCTGGTGGAGGCGGCGGAACGCACCGGCCACAGTCCCTTTGATCTCCTCCTGCGGGCCGTGGTGCAGGCTCTGGAGGAGGACCCCCGGTTCAACGCCACCTTCGACGGTACCACGCACCGCATGTATGGGGTGGTGAACCTGGGGGTGGCGGTGGACACGCCCAAAGGCGTGGTGGTCCCCGTCATCCGGAACGCGCACGCCCTCCCGCTGGGGGAGCTCGTCCGGATCCGCCGGGAGCTGATGGAACGCGTACGGTCCTGGCAGCATCGGCTGGAGGACCTTCTGGGGGCCACCTTCACCGTGAGCCATCTGGGGCCGCTGCAGGTGGATGCCTTCAACCCCATCCCCAACCCGCCGCAGGTGGCCATCCTCGGAGTG is a genomic window containing:
- a CDS encoding thiamine pyrophosphate-dependent dehydrogenase E1 component subunit alpha: MGIPRELSLELYRKMRLIRRFEERVVELVNDNEIPGITHEYIGQEAVAAGVCAALRPDDVITSTHRGHGHVIAKGGDIRYMMAELMGRETGYNRGRGGSMHIADVQLGVYGANGIVGAGCPMACGAAYVLRRQGDRVAVAFFGDGAVNQGVVHESLNLAAIMELPVVFVCENNLYAITTPIRSVTRNELWRRAEAYGMPAHAVDGMDVEAVYEAATEAVARARAGEGPTFLECRTYRYSGHYTAERNLPHIRYRTEEEIEQWRQRDPIRTWRRRILERGLATEAELDGIDREIEQALEEAVAFARQSPWPDPSTALEYMYAEPMEGIPARGWR
- a CDS encoding PEP-utilizing enzyme translates to MEHRFPSPFEVQTPPECEGWEELYPYYLLFSPDRREEEEERFWFLNTMHYTEPLAPFDIIAAEAGHVGIGEMSHRIFLIPGARGMAFRILLGYVYMSPTPITDPQEVERRTPYFLRRAGSYYEQWEEVYASWKHKVTEEIRALDSLRFPPLPEVEEERVVLERRGVGTAWDVLCAYHRAIESIYRMWQLHMEIVMIGFGEYLTFYQFCKQAFPEIPDPVIPRMVSGIHVSMFRPNDELKRLAKLAVELGIERAFQEGRSWQEVWRELEGTEAGRRWLAEWERSADPWFYMSTGDGFHHTHRAWKDDPTPVLSVLPHYMERLRAGEDLERPLQELMAERDRIAAEYRRLLPSEEDRRAFDQMLQLTRKVYFGIEDHKFYVEQWYQSLFWNKIRELGGLFVQQGFFEDSEDVFYLKPREVAEALHDLLLAWSAGCGARGPRYWRPVVQRRRRIHQALRKVTPPPFLGRVPEEMTDPAVVMLWGFTPDRMRTWLAPQEERVLRGIPGAPGVAEGPARVVLSVEELHAVRPGEILVCPVTEPSWAPVFAKIRATVSDIGGMMSHAAIVAREYGIPAVLGTGVATRRIRTGQRIRVDGDAGTVTLLD
- a CDS encoding lipoyl domain-containing protein, coding for MPLVEVRVPKVAMSVDAVDVVSWHVQVGDRVQKGSPLVDLETEKATFTVESEVEGEVVEILAQPGETLPMGANLCRIRVGE
- a CDS encoding glucose 1-dehydrogenase, yielding MRAVRLDFTGKVAVVTGGGSGIGRAICQEFARAGARVVCVDLDPRGGEETVALIRREDGEAVFVQADVTRSEEVQRYVREAVERFGRIDAFANNAGWEGAFAPIVELPEEQFDRIMAINVRGVFLGLKYVLPVMIQQRSGAVVNTASIAAYYGSATMVGYSASKHAVVGLTQTAALEVARFGVRVNAIAPGPVDTRLYRAIVEAKQAGQIEEYNERMRAVTPDQRLGEPQEIAWLVLFLSSDYARHINGATIVIDGGLTAQSPTPRGIRQ
- a CDS encoding alpha-ketoacid dehydrogenase subunit beta, with the translated sequence MRQLRYLQAIQEALYQEMQRDPRVFILGEDIRVSMRGTTRGFVEAFGPERVLDMPISEAAFTGFATGAAMAGFRPVVEYQIPSLVYVAFDQLANQAAKMRYMLGGQVRLPITYLVMGAGAKNNAAGQHSDNPYPFLLHAGFKVVLPSTPYDMKGLLVSAIRHDDPVFVLCPAALYALRGPVPEDPYAVPLGVGEVKRDGSDVTVVATGHLVQTALQVAEKLAEEGIQLLVWDPRTLLPLDREGLLHAVRRTGRVVILDDSNRTCGFAAEVSALIAEEGFDALRAPIQRITRPDVPVPFSPPLEQAVLPGGPQLLQAVRRVLEWRPEVSTAIL